The following is a genomic window from Amycolatopsis cihanbeyliensis.
CCACATCCACGGCGACGCAGCTGACCGACCGGCCGATCCCGCCGTCCACGACGCCGAGGCCGCAGCGCGTCAGCCCGGGGTCCACGCCGAGTACCCGCATCGTGTCCTTCACCTGAACGTATCCCACCTCGACGCCGTGCCACGAACATCAGTTCGAGGCCGAACCCTACCGGCGAGCCGCCCTCCCGACGCTCAGGACTCGCCGGTAGGTGTTCACTACCCTTCCGGCCAGACCACGGCTTGGGCCAGCACGACGTGCTCGCCGTCGAAGGTCGCGGCGGGGCTGCCATGCAGTCGGTAGCCCTCGGCGATGGCCTCGCTGACCCGGCGACAGAACGCCTGGTCGTCCGGCCCGGTCAGCAGGCGGTAGCGGAGTTTCCCGTTCGGTGGCTCACTCATGCACCCATCATGCCGTCGAGGCTCACCAGGACCTGGACGGGTAGGTGATCGGAAGGGTAGCGGCCGCGCACGGTGAACGGGTTGATCGCGGCCTTGCGGGTACGCACGCCGGAGCTCGCCAGGATCCAGTCGATCCGGTCGCCGCCCTCCACCGGCTCCCGGTAGCCGCCGAAGGTGCCCCACGCCGGGGTCAGCCTGCGCTCGGCGGTGTGCCAGGTGTCGCTCAGCCCCGCTTCGGTGAGGATGCGGAAGGATTCGGAGTCCTCGGCCGGGCTGTTGAAGTCACCGGTCAGCACCACGGGCAACCCGGGGTCGAACCCGGTGATCCGCTCGGCGACCAGTTCGGCGCTGCGCTGCCGCGAGTTCTCGGATCGGTGATCGAAATGCGTGTTGACGTGCACGAACTCGCGGCCGCGGCGATCACGGAAACGCACCAGGGTCACCATCCGGACCACGGTGTTGCCCCAGGAGGTCGACCCGATCACGTTCGGGGTCTCGGAGAGCCAGAAGTGGTCGAAATCGACCGGCTCGACCCGGCGGGTGTCGTAGTAGACGGCCATGAACTCGCCCCGGCTACCGCCTTCCCTGCCGAGACCGATCCAGTCGTAGTGCGCCGGCAGGTCCGCGCTCACCTCCCTGACCTGGTGATACAACGCCTCCTGGACACCGAGCACAGTCGGTTGCTCCAGCCGCAAGAACCTGGCCAGCACCGGCCTGCGGTCGGTCCAGGAGTCCGGAGTGCCGGGCTCCGCACGGGCGTCGTAGCGGATGTTGAAGGACATGACGTGCAACTCGTGCCCGAAGGAGGGGCCGATCAGCCGCCGTCCCGGCCCGCGCGTGGGCTCGGCATGCGCCCCCGTGGAACCCGTGATTCCGGCGACGCCCACAGCCCCGGCGATACCGAGCGCGCCACGCCGGGACACCCCGGCCCTATCGTCCCGCACGACAGCCTCCCCAGTGGTTTCGTCCTCGACTACCGGTGGCGAGGCTGCCGGCCGCCCGTGTGCGGGGGTTCGCCGGCACGTGGCGAGGAAGCGAACACCCGCCCAACAACGGGCGGGCGTCCACTATGGACTCAGGGTCCGTCGACGCCGGGGGTCCAACTCTCCGGGACACCACTGACGGTGAGCACCGGCTGCCAGGCGGCGAAACCGTCCGGGGCGTGGTCCTCCCACGGCCACACACCTTCCGGCGTCGGCACGATCATCTGCACGGCTGGGAAGTCGCCATCCGGGTACACCAGGAACGCGCTGCCGAAGAACTCCGGGTAGTGGCCCTTCGCCACCTGCTCGAAAGTCAGTGGCACGCCCTCGAAAAAGTCCTCGTAGACCTTGCCGAACTCGAACCGCTCACCCGCGGCCGCCCGGTCCACATAGGCGTCGAGCAGCACCGGCGCGATCTCCTCGGGGAGGCCGACGACCACTGCCTCGGGAACCTCGTGCAGAGCCCAGGCACACGCGGTGAAGGCGTAGCCCGCCCCGTTCTCGTCCCTGCTCACCGAGATGACGGCGTTTCCCCGTTGCTCGCCCTGGGAAACAATCCACTCACGCAGTTCTTCCTCTTCTGAGGTCAGGATCTCGGCCGTCACGGCGGACATTCTGCCGTATCGATCCGCGCACGCCCAGTGGCTACGGCCGGGTAATCCCCGGCGAGTCAACCGACTTCGGCCAGCACCTCGTCCGAGACGTCGAAGTTGGCGAACACGTTCTGCACGTCGTCGCAGTCCTCCAACGCGTCGATCAGCCGGAACACCTTCTTGGCACCCTCGGCGTCCAGCGGCACGTTGACCGTGGCCAGGAAGTTCGCGTCGGCCGACTCGTACTCGTACCCGGCCTCCTGCACCGCGGAGCGCACCGACACCAGGTCGGTGGCCTCGGAGATGATCTCGAAGCTCTCACCGAGGTCGTTGACCTCCTCCGCGCCGGCGTCCAGCACGGCCATCAGCACGTCGTCCTCGGAGAGCCCGTTCTTCGGCATGATCACGACGCCCCTGCGGTTGAACAGGTAGGACACCGAGCCCGGGTCGGCCAGCGAGCCGCCGTGCCGGGTGAGAGCCGTGCGCACCTCGCTCGCCGCGCGGTTCTTATTGTCGGTGAGGCACTCGATCAGCACGGCGACACCGTTCGGCGCGTAGCCCTCGTACATGATCGTCTGCCACTCGGCGCCACCGGCCTCCTCACCGGCGCCGCGCCTGCGCGCGCGTTCGATGTTGTCCTTGGGCACCGAGTTCTTGTTCGCCTTGACGATGGCGTCGTACAGCGTGGGGTTGGCGTCCGGGTCGCCCCCGCCGGAACGCGCGGCGACCTCGACGTTCTTGATCAACCGCGCGAACAGCTTGCCACGCTTGGCGTCGAGGGCGGCCTTCTTGTGCTTGGTGGTGGCCCACTTGGAGTGGCCGCTCATCTCTCCTCCATGTCGTCGATTAGGTCCAGCTCGTCGCTACGCGCCCTGCACGATGCGCACGAACAACCGGTGCACGCGCTCGTCACCGGTGAGCTCCGGATGGAAGGCGGTGGCCAGCGCGTTCTGCTGCCGCACCGCGACGATCCTATCCACAGCGCCCTCGGCGGACGGGGTATCCGGCGCCCTCGCGAGTACCTCGACCCCGTCGCCGATCTTCTCCACCCACGGCGCGCGGATGAAGACGGCGTGCAGCGGCTCGCCGGGGATCCCGGTGAAGTCCAGGTCCTCCTCGAAGGAGTCGACCTGCCTGCCGAAGGCGTTCCGCCGCACGACCATGTCCAGCCCGTCCAGCTGGTGCTGGTCCGGCCGCCCGTCGAGGGCCTGCTTGGCCAGCAGGATCATCCCGGCGCAGGAGCCGAAGGCCGGCATACCGGCGGCGATCCGCGCGCGCAGCGGCTCGAGCAACTCGAACGTGTCGAGCAGCCGGGACATCGTGGTGGACTCCCCGCCCGGCAGCACCAGGCCGTGCACGGCAGCCAGTTCCTCCGGTCGCCGGACGGCGACGGCTCGCGCACCCGCGCTCTCCAGCATCGCGGCGTGCTCCCGTACGTCGCCTTGCAGGGCGAGCACGCCGACCACGGGCCGTGCCGTCACCGCTGCCACACCTCGACCACGTCGGACTCCTTCCACCGATCCCGCAGGTCAACCCTACCGGCGCGGGAGGGCGGGCAGGGCCCCCGCCCTGTCAGGGCACGCCGAGTAGCCGCAACCCCGCCCCGGTTCCGGCCGCGGCGAGCACGACCACGATGAACGGAGCCTTGCGCCAGGCCAGCACACCGCCCACCAGCACACCGGCCGGACGGGCGAAGCCGGCGAACTCCTGCTCGACGATCAGCGCCTGCGTGGCCACCAGGGCGCCGAGCAGCACGACGGCGGAGGTGGCCATCAGCTTCTCCGCCCGCTCGGACAGTTCGACCCGCGCCCGCAGCACCGGCCCGGCGAACCGGAAGGCGAAGGTACCCACGCCGAGCACGAGGGTGGCCACCACCAGGGTCATCGGATCGGCTAGCACAGTGTCCCCCTGTCCGTCCTGTCCGCGCTGTCGGCCTTGTCGTTCACGCCGTCGTTCCGTCGCGGGCGCTTCCCGCCGGTACCGAAGGCCGTCAGCACGCCGCCCAGCGCCAGCAGCACGGGCAGCCCCGGGGGCAGGAACGGCGCCGTGGCCAGCGCGATGGCCACGCCGACCAGCGTCGCGCGCAGGGCCGCCGGGTCGCGCAGCGAGGGCAGCAACAGCGCCAGCAGGACGGCGGGGAACGCGGCGTCCAGGCCGAGCGCGGCGGGATCGCTGATCGCGGTACCGCCGAGCCCGCCGACCACTACGCCGACGTTCCAGCACAGGAACAACCCGATGCCGCAGGTCCAGTAGGCGGCCCTGCGCCGCTCGCCCTCCCGCTCGGCCAGCGCGAAGGCCACGGTCTCGTCGACCATCAGGTGGGTACCGGCCACCCGGCGGGCCCAACCGGTACCCAGCAACTCGCCCACCGCGAAGCCGAACGGGATGTGCCGGGCGTTGACCAGCAGCCCGGCGAGCACGGCCGCGGCCGGGTTACCACCTGAGGCGACGATCCCCACGAAGAGGAACTGTGCCGCACCGGCGAAGACCAGCAGGGACATCAGCATGGGCAGCCACAGCGGGAAGCCCGAACTCACCGCGATGGCACCGAACGAGGCGGCCACGACCGCGCCGGCAAGGCAGACCAGGCCGATGTCGCGGACCAGTTCCCGATCCAGTGTTCGTCGTATCGAACGCATTGATGTTTATACTGAACAATCTGGACACCGTTCGTCAAGCCGAACAAAAAGACTGCTGGAGCGAACACATGACCCACGAGGAGGCCCGCGGCGGCGCACCGCTCGAGGCGATCGCCGAGGCGTTACGCAGGCAGCGCGTCCGGTCGGGGCTGTCGCTCACCGAGGTCGCCCGGCGCGCCGGGGTGGCCAAGTCGACGCTCTCCCAGCTCGAGGCGGGGACGGGCAATCCGAGCGTGGAGACGTTGTGGGCCCTCGGGGTGGCCCTGGACGTGCCGTTCTCCAGGCTGGTCGAACCCCAGCGGCCGCGGGTGCAGGTGATCAGGGCGGGTGAGGGACCAGCGGTGGCCTCCGAGCGGGCCGACTACGTGGCCACCCTGCTTGCCTCCTGCCCACCGAACGCGCGGCGGGACATCTACCTGATCACGGTGGAACCGGGAGCGCCGCGGGAGTCGGAGCCCCATATGCCGGGCGTGGTCGAGCACGTCGTGCTCTGCTCGGGACGGGCGCTGATCGGCGTCACCACCGACCCGGTGGAGCTGGCTCCCGGGGACTACGTCGCCTACCCCGGCGACCTGCCGCACGTGTTCCACGCCCTGCGGCCGGGGACGGTGGCCGTGCTGGTCTCCGAGCACGTCTGACGCCCCCGCACGTGAGCGGCAAACTCGCCGACGTGAACGGCAAACTCACGTGCGTGGGCGGCCAACACGCGCGCGTGAGCGGCCAACACGCCGGCTGAGCTGGGGTTACCAGCCGCGCTCGGCGAGGCGGTGCGGCTCGGGCACGTCGTCCACGTTGATGCCGTGGTCTAAAATTGACAGGCTTCGTCTACGGTCTACGCAGAACATTATGGAAGGGCCGGGTGAGCTTTCGGGGGAAGCTCACAGCTTGCGCCGGAACCATCCCATCGAAATCATCACGTCCTGAGGTCCGAGTGCCGCCAGCGGCTCGGCGTGAGCAGCGGTGCGGCGAGGTCAGGGTGCGGAGCGAACACGGTGCTCCACCCGGTGGCGGCCGGTTTCCCCGCCTCGATCCACCGGTCGGCCAGTTCCCGCAACCGGGCTTGCAGCGGGCCGGTGTGCTCGGCTTCACCCGCAACGACGAGGTCGCCGGTATGCTGGATCCACGCCGCCGCCCCGTCCTGGACCAGCGCGGTCATCCCGGCGACCGGGTCGAACGAGTCGTCCTCGACGTAGGCGCGGGTGGTGCGCTCGTCACGGGCGGCAAGGTAGCAGGTCAGGTCGGTGTAGCCCTCGGCGCCGACCATGGGCGTGGCCCCGGCGAGGCGATGCACCGGCCGGGTAGCGATATCGTTTTCCGGGTCGTGGGCGGACAGGCTAGAAGGCCGCAGGCCTCCGGTGGCAGGCATGAAGTCCGCCCACAGCGCGATCTGACCCACCACCGTGCTGGTGTCGCGGCCGACGGTGAGGATGGGGTGAACCCCGGCGTGCGCGATCGGCGCCACGATCAGTCCGTCCTCGGCGAGCTGGGTTAGCCAGCCTTCGGGGATTCCCGCGATGCCGCAGGTGACGACGATGCGGTCCCACCGTCCCCGCTCGGGGTCGCCGCGGTAGCCGTCGCCGTGCACGATCCGGATCTGCTCGGCCAGGCCGAGCTCGGCGATCGCGACCGCGGCCTCGGTAGCCGCCGCATCCCCGGCCTCGACGGCGGTGACCTCGGCACCGGTGATGGCGTGGATGAGGGCGGCGTTGTAGCCGGTGCCCGCGCCGATCTCCAGCACCCGCAACCCCGGCCGCAGCCGCAACGCTTCCAGCATCCGCGCCATCACACTCGGCCCGGAGGAGGACGACATCGGCTGGCCCGGTGTGCGGCCGTCGTGGGTGACCAGCGAGTTGTTCGCGTAGATGATGTCCAGCAACTCCGACGGGGGCAGTTCACCCGGCTTGAGGGCGTGGCGGTCGGCGCGGAAGTAGAAGCTGCGTAAGAACGCGTGCCGCGGCACCGTGGCGAACGCGGCGCGCACCGCATCGGTGGTGATCGCTCCCCGCTCGCGCAACTCGTCGGCGTAGCGGGCCAGCCGGTCGTCCAGCTCGGGCGTGCTCGTCCAGCCGATCGTCATGGTGGGTGGTCCTCCTGGTCAGATGGTGATCAGTGGCCGGTACAGCAGCCGCGGGTCGAACGGCTCGCCCACCGGTACGCCGCCGGCCTCGACCCAGGCGTGCAGCGCGGGTGGCGGCGAGGCGGCACCGACCCGCCACATCACCGATCCCCCGGCCAGCCGGGCGGCGATCACGATGGCCACCGATCGCAGCAGACAGCCGTGATCGGACGCGCAGCGCAACGATACGGTGACCACGCTCGCCCGTGCCCGCGCGGCGCTTTCGGTGTCGACTGGGTGGGTACCGAGGCGAAGGACGCGCAGGATAGCGCCGACCCGGGCCGGGCGAGCCCGCGTCCCCGCCAGCACCAGCCGCGCCACGCCGACCGCGGCCACCGCGCGGACCCGCTCGGCGGCCGTCAGCGCGACCGGGGGTTCCAGCACGATCGGGGCGCTCATGCCCACCGCACCACCTTCCGGTCCAGCAAGTCCCTCAGCAGCCGGGCCGCGTCGGCACGAGCAGTGTCCTCACCAACACCGAACCGTTCGCGAGTCGCGGACACCGCGCCATCCAGGCCGCCGACCACCAGCGCGTCCAACATCACCGCCGCCGTGATGTTGAGGTGCAACACTCGACCGCGCGCATCAATCAGCGTGTACCCATCGTCCACGCGCGTGACCCGCACACCCCGCCCCGGCACGACAGACATCGGGGCGGTGCGGCCGCGGCGGATCAGGCGCATGCCCGCCCCCGGCTCGGCGGCGCGGTCGCCCGATCCAGGTCGCGTAGCCACACCTCGAGCGCGACCAAGTCGGTGACAAACCCGGGTGGTAACCCGCTCGGCCCGAACGCGGCGAGCTCGGTCCTGAGCCGGTCGGGATCGACCAGATCCAGCTCCGCCAGCCGAGAGTCGGCCAGCAGCGCCTGCACCTGGCCGCAGTGGGCGGCCCAGCCGCGGTAGAGGTCGTGGTTGTAGTGCCCCTTCGTCCGGCGTGCCAGCAGGTGCGCCGGAATCCGGTCGCGGAAAGCGTGACGCAGCAGCGGCTTCGGCCACCACGGATCGCCGCGGTACTCGGGCCGCACCGCCAGGCACGCGGACACCACGGCGTGGTCGAAGAACGGCATCACCGTCGGCACCCCGGCCGCGGTCATCGCGTCGGCGTAGAGCCTGGCGCGGTAGGCCGAGGCCTGGATCCGCACCACCGCCGCGTGCACCCCGGCATCCGGATGCACCGGCTTCGGCTCGACCTCGCCGAGCAGCCCGGCCAGCAACTGCTCGGCCTCGCGCGTGGCCCAGGGCGGCAGCAGCGGCGCGGCCTCCCACCCCACCAGATCGACTGCGGTCGGCGCCGGGTGGCGCAGGTCGGCGGCGGTGCGTCGCAGCCAAGCCGGGTAGCCGCGGCGGCGACACCGCGCGCCCAGCAGCGCCATTGTCGACACCCCGTGCAGCGCGGCGTGCCCGCAGACGGTCCGCCATGTCAACCGGCCCGCACCGCGGCCGCCGGGTAGCCAGGCCAGCGGAGCGAGCAGCACCTCATCACCGCCCTGCCCGTTGAGGTTCACCGCGATGCTGTGCTCAGCGAGCACCGTCGCCACATAGCGCTGCCGGGCGCCGCCCGCAGTGAAGGAGCACGGTTCGTCCATCCCCGCGCCGATGGGCCGGTCCAGGTCGGAGAAGAATAACGGAATCTCCTCCGTGCCCACCACGCGGTGCTCAAGGCCGAGCGTGCCGGCCACCCGGCGGGCCCAGACCACGTCGTCGTCGACGGGTGACGTGCCCGCGGTGGTGACCAGCAGCGGATCCGCCGCGGCTGTGAGGAAGGCCAGGGTCGTGGAGTCCAGGCCGCCGGAGGCCTGCACGCTCGCCCTTCCCGGCGCGCGGGCGCCGAGCCGGTCCCCGACGGCCTGGGTGAGAGCCTCGGCGAGCTCGGCGGCCCCGTCGGAGAGGCCACCGACGGGCTCGGGTGCCCGCCACCACCGCGCGGTCCGGATCCGGTGCCCGTCGACCACGAGCACGTGCCCGGCCGGGACCGGATGGACCCCGACGAAGGGCGACCGGTTCTGGCGCACCGGGCTGGGCATCTCCGGACTGGCCAGCTTCGCCGCCAGCCACGCCCGGTCCACCGGCGCATCCACCAGCCGGCGCAGCACATCCGCGTGACTGGCCAGCACCGGCACCCCAACACAGCGGGCGACGAACACCCGATGAAACCCGGCCGCGTCCGCCACCACACGCAGCCGCTCACCCTCGGCGAGCACCACGGTCGCGCCGCCGGTGGCCGCCATCAGCGGCGTGAACTCGCCGTCGTCGACCGCGCTGCGCACCGCGCTCTCCAGCGCAACAGGCCGAGGAACGGGGGCGACGGGCACAGCCACCGACACCGCGCCCAGCACGTTCACCTGCGGCGACGGTGTGTTCGAGTGGGTCACGATCCACGCCCGGCCCGACCGGTGCCGAGCCGCGACCAAGCCCTCATTGCCCAGCGCGGCTGTCACCGGCGCGGCGGAGGCGGTGTCCGGCAGCGCGCACCACCAGCGCGGCCTGGGGACGTTCGGTGTGGTTGTGCCGGTCATCCGGGGAAGTAGCCGCCAGCGTCCCCGTCATCCGAGCGGTTGCGCGAGTACTGGCCCTGCGTCACCGCGCCGAACTCGCCGACCTCGCTTACCTGCGGCGGCTCGTACTCGGCCTGCCGTTCCTGCTGCTGATCGGGATCCATCTACCCGTCTCCCTCCCCGCACCGGCACCTCGACGCCCGGAGCATGCGGACCACCGTCGCCCACGGAGGTCGCTTGCACAATCCGTCCCGGCGCACTCATCCGCTGTAACCGTACCGGGCCGTACCGACGATTTCGCCGGTTTGCCCACACGACCCCTCCAATGCAGGCAACTCCGGCAGGCCCGCGCGAACAGCTTGACCGCGCCAAGGCTGGTCCTCAGCCAGCAGATGGCTGCATGACGTCAGAGGTGTCACCCACCTGCCTGGCGCTGATCTTGAGGACCTGGGCGAGTTGCAGGCACGCCTGTCCGGGGTCCGCGGCGAGAGATGCCGTGGTCCAAGATTGACAAGACGTGAATCGACCGGCCTCCCGCCTGGGTGAGGTGCACCAACGCTCACCGTTGGCGCTGATGTCCGAGGACGAAGCGGGCGATCGCCCGGCTGTTACCAGCCCCGCTCTGCCAGACGGTGAGGCTCGGGCACATCTAAAACGTTGATCCCGACCATGGCCTCGCCGAGGCCGCGGGAGACCTTCGCGAGCACGTCCGGGTCGTCGTGGAAGGTGGTGGCCTTGACGATCGCCTCGGCCCGCTGCGCCGGGTTGCCCGACTTGAAGATGCCGGAGCCGACGAACACGCCCTCGGCGCCGAGCTGCATCATCATCGCCGCGTCCGCCGGGGTGGCGATCCCACCCGCGGTGAACAGCACCACCGGCAGCTTCCCGCGCTCGGCGACCTCCTTGACCAGCTCGTACGGGGCCTGCAACTCCTTGGCCGCGACGTAGAGCTCGTCCTCCGGCAGCGCGGACAGTTTGCGCAGCTCGGTCCGGATACTGCGCATGTGCGTGGTGGCGTTGGAGACATCCCCGGTGCCCGCCTCGCCCTTGGACCGGATCATCGCCGCGCCCTCGGTGATCCGCCGCAGGGCCTCGCCGAGATTGGTGGCGCCGCAGACGAACGGCACGGTGAAGGCCCACTTGTCGATGTGGTTGGCGTAGTCGGCAGGGGTCAGCACCTCGGACTCGTCCACATAGTCAACGCCGAGGGACTGCAGCACCCGCGCCTCGACGAAGTGCCCGATCCGCGCCTTGGCCATCACCGGGATGGACACCTTGTTGATGATCCCCTCGATCAGGTCGGGGTCGCTCATCCTGGCCACCCCGCCCTGCGCGCGGATGTCGGCGGGCACGCGCTCCAGCGCCATCACCGCGACGGCGCCTGCGTCCTCGGCGATCTTGGCCTGCTCGGCGTCGACCACATCCATGATCACACCGCCCTTGAGCATCTCCGCCATCCCGCGCTTCACGCGCGCGGTGCCGGTCTCCGGCTGGGTAGAGCTGGTGGTCTGGACGTCGGTCACGGCAGGAGCCTTTCCACGAAGAACGGGTTCACCGTTCAGCGTAGGCAGGACGTGGACCGCGCCCCAGTCCAGTGAGCGGCAATCTCAGCAGTCCACTTCGCCGGCCGCGCGGAGCAGGCCGTCCGCCGCGAGGGTGCGCGCGTACAACACGACCCGACCGGTGCGCTGGGCGCTGACCAGGCCCGCGGCCCGCAGCGCCCCCAGGTGCTGGGACACCCCGCCCGCGGAAAGGCCGGTGCGGCGGGCCAGTTCGGTGGTCGACGACGGAGCCGCCAACTCGGTGAGCAGGGTGGCCCGCCCGCGGCCGAGCACCGCGGCCAGCGCCCCGGCCGTCTCGGTGCCGCCCCGTTCCCACAGGGTGGCGATCCCCCGCGGCGGGTAACGCAACACCGGCTGCCAACGGGGGTCGACCTTGGAGAACACCCGCGGCCAGGAGAACACCGAGGGCACCAGCACCAGGCCACGCCCGTCCAGTGCGCGGGTGTCGGCAAGGTGCCGGTGCCGCACGCTCAACCTGCCCTCGCTCCAGCGCACGGCCGGGGCGAGATCGTGGAAGAGCCGCTCCGCCCCGCCGTCGGCGAGCAGCCGCGAGCGGTACAGCACATCGCCCTCGCAGAGCGCGCGAATCCGCGGCCAGTCCGGCCCGATCGCCACCTCCCAGTAAGCCGCGATCCGGTCGGCGAGCCGGTCGAGGCCACCCGCGGGGTCCCGGTACATCCGCCGCACCTCGGCGGTTCCTGTCGCCGGAAGCTCGTCCAACCCGGCACGCACCGTGGCGGGCTCGACCCGGCGCAGCACGGCCAGCTCCTGCGCCAGCTCGGGCAACGGTGACTCCGGTGTGGCCGCCAGGAAACCGGGCAGGTGTCCGGTGTGCCCGACGAGCTCGGTCAGCGGGGTGAGGTCGGGGCCGTCCCTGGCAAGCCGGGCCCTTACCCGCTTGATCCACGGCAGGTGCAGGGCATGCGCACCGGGTGCGCCGAGCACCCGGACGCTGGCCACGACCTCCCATACCGGTGAGATCGCGAAACGCATCCGGGCGAGGTCCTCCGCGGAGAACGCCAACTCGAGCACGTACAGCCCCTCTGTTCGACCCGGCGCGGGACTCCATCCAGGC
Proteins encoded in this region:
- a CDS encoding ArsR/SmtB family transcription factor, with the translated sequence MLELAFSAEDLARMRFAISPVWEVVASVRVLGAPGAHALHLPWIKRVRARLARDGPDLTPLTELVGHTGHLPGFLAATPESPLPELAQELAVLRRVEPATVRAGLDELPATGTAEVRRMYRDPAGGLDRLADRIAAYWEVAIGPDWPRIRALCEGDVLYRSRLLADGGAERLFHDLAPAVRWSEGRLSVRHRHLADTRALDGRGLVLVPSVFSWPRVFSKVDPRWQPVLRYPPRGIATLWERGGTETAGALAAVLGRGRATLLTELAAPSSTTELARRTGLSAGGVSQHLGALRAAGLVSAQRTGRVVLYARTLAADGLLRAAGEVDC
- the pdxS gene encoding pyridoxal 5'-phosphate synthase lyase subunit PdxS, with the protein product MTDVQTTSSTQPETGTARVKRGMAEMLKGGVIMDVVDAEQAKIAEDAGAVAVMALERVPADIRAQGGVARMSDPDLIEGIINKVSIPVMAKARIGHFVEARVLQSLGVDYVDESEVLTPADYANHIDKWAFTVPFVCGATNLGEALRRITEGAAMIRSKGEAGTGDVSNATTHMRSIRTELRKLSALPEDELYVAAKELQAPYELVKEVAERGKLPVVLFTAGGIATPADAAMMMQLGAEGVFVGSGIFKSGNPAQRAEAIVKATTFHDDPDVLAKVSRGLGEAMVGINVLDVPEPHRLAERGW